In Acidobacteriota bacterium, the following proteins share a genomic window:
- the lysF gene encoding homoaconitase, with product MVQTVIEKIAGAHGVGLEAPQRVRAGDFITVRPRHVMTHDNTAAVMKKFQAIGAGKVHDPAQPVFTLDHDIQNHSAANLAKYQAIETFAREQGITFYPAGSGIGHQMMLEQGHARPGAFVVASDSHSNIYGAVGALGTPVVRTDAAAIWATGEFWWQVPRTVQVVLEGALPGGVSGKDLILTLCGLYASGEVLNAAVEFAGPGVGTLSMDARMTIANMTTEWGALVGWFPVDDVTLEWLEGRRDQGARITPEDLAEWREAPPRPDEGAAYAGRIVVDLGQVRPHVAGPDTVQAVTPLATMAARRVSVQKAYLLSCVNSRYEDLAAAAAVLDGRRVAPGVQLYVAAASREIQQRCEASGVWETFRQAGARFLEPGCGPCIGLGEGLLEPGEVGISATNRNFKGRMGSREAQCYLASPQVVAASAAAGVICGPETMAPVELERRWEPRPLAPRSSGGVEIVEGFPAVVEGRGLLLPQDNLNTDGIYGKDYTYREDVSPELMARVVMENYDPEFSGKARPGDILVGGWNFGTGSSREQAVTALAARGIAMVIAGSFSQTYLRNAYNNGFICIEQEEVVRALREHAASAIEAGVRTIVIDPALRVDFTRAQITWNEQHFAFAPLGATAQELVVAGGVEALVRRRLGLDGK from the coding sequence ATGGTTCAGACCGTCATCGAGAAGATTGCCGGGGCTCACGGGGTGGGGCTCGAGGCTCCGCAGCGGGTTCGCGCGGGGGACTTCATCACGGTGCGGCCGCGTCACGTGATGACCCACGACAACACGGCGGCGGTGATGAAGAAGTTCCAGGCCATCGGAGCCGGAAAGGTCCATGATCCCGCCCAGCCGGTGTTCACCCTCGATCACGACATCCAGAACCACTCCGCGGCGAACCTGGCCAAGTACCAGGCCATCGAGACTTTCGCCCGGGAGCAGGGCATCACGTTCTACCCGGCGGGTTCGGGCATCGGCCACCAGATGATGCTCGAGCAGGGCCACGCCCGGCCCGGTGCCTTCGTGGTGGCCTCCGATTCCCACTCGAACATCTACGGGGCGGTGGGCGCCCTGGGCACGCCGGTGGTGCGCACGGACGCCGCGGCGATCTGGGCCACCGGCGAGTTCTGGTGGCAGGTGCCCCGCACGGTGCAGGTGGTTCTAGAGGGGGCCCTTCCCGGCGGGGTTTCGGGCAAGGACCTGATTCTCACGCTCTGCGGGCTCTACGCCTCGGGGGAGGTGCTCAACGCGGCGGTGGAATTCGCCGGTCCCGGTGTGGGGACCTTGTCGATGGACGCGCGGATGACCATCGCCAACATGACCACCGAGTGGGGCGCGCTGGTGGGCTGGTTCCCCGTCGATGACGTGACCCTCGAGTGGCTCGAGGGGCGCCGGGACCAGGGGGCGCGCATCACCCCCGAAGACCTGGCCGAGTGGCGGGAGGCTCCCCCGCGTCCCGACGAGGGCGCGGCCTACGCCGGGCGTATCGTGGTCGACCTGGGCCAGGTGCGACCCCACGTGGCCGGTCCCGACACGGTGCAGGCCGTCACGCCCCTGGCCACCATGGCGGCCCGGCGGGTGTCCGTGCAGAAGGCCTACCTGCTTTCCTGCGTCAACTCTCGCTACGAGGATCTGGCGGCGGCGGCGGCGGTGCTCGATGGCCGTCGGGTGGCGCCGGGCGTGCAGCTCTACGTGGCGGCGGCGAGTCGGGAGATTCAGCAGCGGTGCGAGGCCAGCGGCGTCTGGGAGACTTTCCGCCAGGCCGGGGCGCGCTTCCTGGAACCGGGCTGCGGGCCCTGCATCGGTCTGGGCGAAGGACTACTCGAGCCCGGCGAGGTGGGGATCTCCGCCACCAACCGCAATTTCAAGGGACGGATGGGTTCGCGGGAGGCGCAGTGTTACCTGGCCTCGCCCCAGGTGGTCGCGGCCTCCGCCGCCGCCGGCGTGATTTGCGGCCCGGAAACCATGGCGCCGGTCGAACTGGAGCGCCGCTGGGAACCCCGGCCCCTCGCACCCCGCTCCAGCGGCGGCGTGGAGATCGTCGAGGGTTTTCCCGCGGTGGTGGAGGGCCGGGGGCTGCTCCTGCCCCAGGACAACCTCAACACCGATGGAATCTACGGCAAGGACTACACCTATCGCGAGGATGTGAGCCCGGAACTGATGGCCCGGGTGGTGATGGAGAACTACGACCCCGAGTTCAGCGGCAAGGCCCGCCCGGGCGACATTCTGGTCGGGGGCTGGAACTTCGGCACCGGTTCCAGCCGCGAACAGGCGGTGACGGCACTGGCCGCCCGGGGAATCGCCATGGTCATCGCGGGGAGCTTCTCGCAGACCTACCTGCGCAATGCCTACAACAACGGCTTCATCTGCATCGAGCAGGAAGAAGTCGTGCGGGCGCTGCGTGAGCATGCCGCGTCGGCCATCGAAGCCGGCGTGCGAACCATCGTGATCGATCCGGCGCTGCGGGTCGATTTCACCCGGGCGCAGATCACCTGGAACGAGCAGCACTTCGCCTTCGCGCCCCTCGGTGCGACGGCTCAGGAACTGGTTGTCGCCGGCGGCGTGGAGGCCCTCGTACGCCGGCGTCTGGGACTCGACGGAAAGTAA
- a CDS encoding MmgE/PrpD family protein: MSTHETITATMARWAAELEYEHIAPQAVHQAKRYLLDSIGCALGGYRQHDVKIYLDLMQEVAGSGKATVIGSGEKVDPLSASLANALMVRVMDYNDIYWQQDPSHPSDILPAALACCERLGSGGRELIVGIVLGHEFEMRMCEAAFPGIRERGWHHATLTAFVSPIVAGRALRLDDERIQHAIGISGSRMATLGAVTAGKLTMMKNTVDPLATQSGVLAALLAERGYTGPEHVIDGKEGLAHCLGPEWKLEVLTEGLGESWRIERCGMKGFPTEALTHAPISAVLDLVKTHDLAPDAVEKVRIRSLARAADILADPTKYDPRSKETADHSLPYCIAAAIVDRQVTPAQFHDEKIMDPTIRAQLEKVEVVADEEIEKVFPALQRVHVTIYTTGGDSFEKQLDYPKGDYRNPLTDEEVEEKFEALAADVLTDSRQRELKQAIWELDSLGSVSELLELTRADK, encoded by the coding sequence ATGAGCACCCACGAGACGATCACCGCCACCATGGCACGCTGGGCCGCGGAACTGGAATACGAGCACATCGCTCCCCAGGCCGTCCACCAGGCCAAGCGCTACCTCCTCGATTCCATCGGCTGCGCCCTGGGGGGGTACCGCCAGCACGACGTGAAGATCTACCTCGACCTGATGCAGGAGGTCGCCGGTTCCGGAAAGGCCACCGTCATCGGCAGCGGGGAGAAGGTCGATCCGCTCTCGGCTTCCCTGGCCAACGCCTTGATGGTCCGGGTGATGGATTACAACGACATCTACTGGCAGCAGGATCCCTCCCACCCCTCGGACATTCTTCCCGCGGCCCTGGCCTGCTGCGAGCGGCTCGGGTCGGGGGGGCGGGAACTGATCGTGGGGATCGTGCTGGGTCACGAGTTCGAGATGCGCATGTGCGAGGCGGCCTTCCCGGGCATCCGTGAGCGGGGCTGGCACCATGCCACCCTGACGGCCTTCGTCTCGCCCATCGTCGCCGGTCGGGCCCTGCGGCTGGATGACGAACGGATCCAGCATGCGATCGGTATTTCCGGCAGCCGTATGGCCACCCTGGGGGCCGTCACCGCCGGCAAGCTGACGATGATGAAGAATACCGTCGATCCCCTGGCGACCCAGAGCGGCGTGCTGGCGGCGCTGCTGGCGGAACGGGGCTACACCGGACCCGAGCACGTGATCGACGGCAAGGAAGGCCTGGCTCACTGCCTGGGTCCGGAGTGGAAGCTGGAAGTGCTGACCGAGGGGCTGGGGGAGTCCTGGCGCATCGAGCGCTGCGGGATGAAGGGCTTTCCCACCGAGGCCCTGACCCACGCTCCGATCTCCGCCGTGCTCGACCTGGTCAAGACCCACGACCTGGCGCCCGACGCGGTGGAGAAGGTGCGTATCCGTTCCCTGGCGCGGGCTGCGGATATCCTGGCGGATCCCACCAAGTACGACCCCCGCAGCAAGGAGACGGCGGACCATTCGCTGCCCTACTGCATCGCCGCGGCCATCGTCGACCGGCAGGTGACCCCCGCCCAGTTCCACGACGAGAAGATCATGGACCCCACCATCCGGGCCCAGCTCGAGAAAGTCGAGGTGGTGGCCGACGAGGAGATCGAGAAGGTCTTCCCCGCCCTGCAGCGCGTCCATGTGACCATCTACACCACCGGCGGCGACAGCTTCGAAAAGCAGCTCGACTATCCCAAGGGTGACTACCGCAACCCGCTGACCGACGAGGAGGTGGAAGAGAAGTTCGAAGCTCTGGCCGCGGACGTGCTCACCGACTCCCGGCAGCGGGAACTCAAGCAGGCGATCTGGGAGCTGGATTCCCTGGGCTCGGTCAGCGAGTTGCTGGAACTGACCCGGGCCGACAAGTAG
- a CDS encoding HDIG domain-containing protein — protein MREAIGKLWPEAEWIADADLREKVLRCWEVAMERSPLEPADLETIPFTLLVPDCPATFMEHKRCVVHIARRSAEAMQEFLGRALAIDLDTVIAGAILADVGKPLEYELADGRLRQSARGRALRHPFTGVALAMECGLPDTVCHIIAAHAGEGDMVRRSVEATIVHHADFMSFLPFKNL, from the coding sequence GTGCGAGAGGCGATCGGGAAGCTCTGGCCGGAAGCGGAATGGATTGCGGATGCCGACCTGCGCGAGAAGGTTCTCCGCTGCTGGGAGGTCGCCATGGAGCGCTCGCCCCTCGAGCCGGCGGATCTCGAGACGATCCCCTTCACCCTGCTGGTTCCCGACTGCCCGGCGACCTTCATGGAGCACAAGCGCTGCGTGGTGCACATCGCCCGCCGCTCGGCGGAGGCCATGCAGGAGTTTCTCGGCCGGGCGCTGGCCATCGATCTCGACACGGTGATCGCCGGCGCGATTCTGGCGGACGTGGGCAAGCCCCTCGAGTACGAGCTGGCCGACGGCCGGTTGCGCCAGAGCGCCCGGGGGCGGGCGCTGCGTCACCCCTTTACCGGCGTGGCCCTGGCCATGGAATGCGGCCTGCCCGACACGGTCTGCCACATCATCGCCGCCCACGCGGGCGAGGGCGACATGGTGCGCCGCAGCGTCGAGGCCACCATCGTCCATCACGCGGACTTCATGAGCTTCCTGCCCTTCAAAAATCTCTGA
- a CDS encoding class I SAM-dependent methyltransferase, translating into MPSRARPRHPRNGFFDLVAPVWDSLVGRWAADAVAEALSLTGGERLLDLGGGTGRLARRLAPRCRRAVVADLSAPMIRRAAERGLGATRARAEALPFPAASFERVIVVDALHHMGDLQAVAREIARVLTPGGLAVLFEPDPASLRGSWIARLERWTGFGSLFLAGDQLELLFTRQNLAVELDRRSFHLRLRARKAS; encoded by the coding sequence GTGCCCTCCCGCGCCCGCCCCCGCCATCCGCGCAATGGTTTTTTTGACCTGGTGGCCCCGGTCTGGGACTCCCTCGTGGGCCGCTGGGCCGCTGACGCGGTGGCCGAGGCCCTGTCCCTGACCGGCGGCGAGCGGCTGCTCGACCTGGGCGGGGGCACCGGGCGCCTGGCCCGCAGACTCGCGCCCCGCTGCCGGCGGGCCGTGGTGGCCGACCTCTCCGCGCCGATGATCCGACGCGCCGCCGAGCGGGGCCTCGGCGCGACCCGCGCCCGTGCCGAAGCCCTGCCCTTCCCCGCGGCGAGCTTCGAGCGGGTGATCGTGGTCGACGCCCTCCACCACATGGGCGACCTGCAGGCCGTCGCCCGAGAAATCGCGCGGGTCCTCACCCCTGGAGGACTGGCGGTGCTCTTCGAGCCGGATCCGGCCAGCCTGCGTGGTTCCTGGATCGCCCGCCTCGAGCGCTGGACGGGATTCGGCAGCCTCTTTCTGGCCGGCGATCAGCTCGAACTCCTGTTCACCCGGCAGAACCTGGCCGTCGAACTCGACCGCCGCTCGTTCCACCTGCGCCTGCGGGCCCGCAAGGCCTCCTGA
- a CDS encoding YraN family protein, which produces MDGRPASPAQRSARGRQAERLAERYLRAQGYEILARNVRFRRGEIDIIARDRGEIVFVEVRSRRAGSCRSPEFLSLAKRRALLRAAAQWVGREGHGNTFCRFDLVTVRFASQEARLEHHRGAFVDDLDE; this is translated from the coding sequence ATGGACGGAAGACCCGCGTCCCCCGCTCAGCGCAGCGCCCGCGGACGCCAGGCCGAGCGCCTGGCCGAGCGCTACCTACGAGCCCAGGGATACGAGATCCTGGCGCGCAACGTGCGATTCCGGCGGGGTGAGATCGACATCATCGCCCGGGACCGGGGCGAGATCGTCTTCGTCGAAGTGCGTTCCCGCAGGGCGGGATCCTGCCGTTCTCCGGAGTTCCTATCCCTGGCCAAACGTCGGGCCCTGCTGAGGGCCGCAGCCCAGTGGGTCGGCCGGGAGGGCCATGGCAACACTTTCTGCCGCTTCGACCTGGTCACGGTGCGTTTCGCCAGCCAGGAGGCGCGTCTCGAGCACCATCGGGGGGCCTTCGTCGACGATCTCGACGAGTGA
- the cysS gene encoding cysteine--tRNA ligase — protein MLRFYNSLTRSMDDFRPLREGRVGYYTCGPTVHDFAHIGNFRTFAWEDLLRRHLEYRGFEVLHVMNITDVEDKIIRKAAEAGVGIEEWTRRYTEAFFEDARALGIKPAHHYPRATEHIAEMLDLVRRLEEKGHTYPSDGSVYYRIASFEGYGALAGLDREKLVVGARVDADEYEKDDPADFVLWKGARPGEPEWDSPWGAGRPGWHLECSAMALKYLGESFDIHAGGVDLKFPHHENEIAQSEGATGRRFVNYWLHGAHLLADEEKMSKSLGNFHTLRQLLERGHDPRALRYLLIGTHYRKTLNFTFEALDQARSELERVDALRRRLRTEVAGKAGGLLRAERLSQTREAFAAALDDDLNISGALGEVFRLVRELNSAIDRGELGVEDADAVEALLVELDQVVGALVSEGGEEAVPEDVQELARRREEARRARDWAAADRLRDEITARGYLIDDTPQGTRLQRRRD, from the coding sequence ATGCTGAGGTTCTACAACTCGCTGACCCGGAGCATGGACGACTTTCGTCCCTTGCGCGAAGGGCGGGTGGGCTACTACACCTGCGGGCCGACGGTGCACGATTTCGCCCACATCGGCAATTTTCGCACCTTCGCCTGGGAAGACCTGCTGCGCCGTCACCTGGAGTACCGCGGGTTCGAAGTCCTGCACGTGATGAACATCACCGACGTGGAGGACAAGATCATCCGCAAGGCGGCCGAAGCGGGGGTCGGCATCGAGGAGTGGACCCGGCGCTACACGGAAGCCTTCTTCGAGGACGCCCGGGCCCTGGGGATCAAGCCGGCTCACCACTACCCGCGGGCCACCGAGCACATTGCCGAAATGCTGGACCTGGTACGCCGTCTCGAGGAGAAGGGGCACACCTATCCCTCCGACGGGTCGGTCTACTATCGCATCGCCAGCTTCGAGGGGTACGGAGCCCTGGCGGGCCTGGACCGGGAGAAGCTGGTGGTCGGCGCCCGGGTCGACGCGGACGAGTACGAGAAGGACGATCCGGCGGATTTCGTGCTGTGGAAAGGGGCCCGGCCGGGAGAGCCCGAGTGGGATTCGCCCTGGGGCGCGGGGCGCCCGGGCTGGCACCTCGAGTGCTCGGCCATGGCGCTGAAATACCTGGGCGAGAGCTTCGACATTCACGCCGGCGGGGTCGACCTGAAGTTCCCGCACCACGAGAACGAGATCGCCCAGTCGGAGGGCGCCACCGGGCGCCGCTTCGTCAATTACTGGCTGCACGGGGCTCATTTGCTGGCGGACGAGGAAAAGATGTCCAAGTCCCTGGGCAACTTCCACACCCTCCGGCAACTCCTCGAACGGGGTCACGATCCGCGGGCCCTGCGCTACCTGCTGATCGGCACCCACTACCGCAAGACCCTCAACTTCACCTTCGAGGCTCTCGATCAGGCCCGCAGTGAACTCGAGCGTGTCGATGCCCTCCGGCGGCGCCTGCGCACCGAGGTCGCCGGCAAGGCCGGCGGCCTGCTGCGGGCGGAGCGCCTGAGTCAGACGCGGGAGGCTTTCGCCGCCGCCCTCGACGACGACCTGAACATCTCCGGCGCCCTGGGCGAGGTCTTTCGCCTCGTGCGGGAACTGAACAGCGCCATCGACCGGGGCGAGTTGGGAGTCGAAGATGCCGACGCCGTCGAGGCCCTGCTGGTGGAACTGGACCAGGTGGTGGGCGCCCTGGTGAGCGAGGGGGGCGAGGAAGCCGTCCCCGAGGATGTGCAGGAACTCGCCCGTCGCCGGGAGGAGGCCCGCCGGGCCCGGGACTGGGCGGCGGCCGACAGGCTGCGGGACGAGATCACCGCCCGGGGCTACCTGATCGACGACACGCCCCAGGGCACCCGCCTCCAGCGTCGCCGCGACTGA
- a CDS encoding TonB-dependent receptor plug domain-containing protein, with amino-acid sequence MRSLRKILLALAGALVLSVASLGPVLAAVGALEVTVYEVNSQGEQESLLDGARVIVKSIDGAVERAAVTIDGQATFAGLPEGDYKVNVMMPGYGQIGLDVAVLPNRVNQLPVGMRPQKREELTVRAAKDVVELEKGGQTETTITEDFFDNLPVLGREYQSVLTLAPGVQDDDGDGNPNVHGARERDFRMTVDGVSNVDPLTGQFQSFVNADAIEEIQVVDSGADASYGGATGGFGKIITKSGSNEFEGTFNLFLRDSAFDGDRAGNREPTDFGLIRPSVFFAGPIVKDHLWYVVNHEYIDLKDPVDLIGGDSFVQKQTSFRSMDKITWQVNRQNKLSFQYSADPFKIDPAGVSSVAPPETGVVYEQGGPTYTLKWTAPYSPTFFWEATMAFSDIDREYHPVDPNAQNSCVSRTNPTTEPLRGMMCFDDNRGGFRSGAFYQDFEDQRQRWTYRVDAEQFIQEWLGGSHRLKFGSTIENVRYDRIKTQRNFLRIQARFTPIGSIGGPGGGVIGSSGGEQELFTTRFARTEGDVDLRQNGARGNYYHLYVSDTFEPASNLTITAGVRFFREEMSAPGYVPFDPRDEREAWRQYLDDCEQFFIDLTGRPVGPSACLARFLKGSALDPSPAPGIVLPVGTGFTYHPFDLPLPGEPCTTSRCRLLQQAAGFPFVGELDVANARPSETFDVVNNNLEPRLSIAWDPFNDGKTKIAASWGRFHSQTFLLPLVDEADSDAALTLRTLKSDGSISTGFRDFGWSVRAIDRDLVSQGNDEWGLSVEREIAPETSLRVRYLHRKFRDQLQDTDINHTAVLWEERPSDFPSCDDPARDPLKPCCKKIGRFADCAGKIDTAGNPVYDGLPDLRLASPFFNNVYLVGNFNESSYEAYILELTRRYYQNWELQASYTWSKAIGQAEDYNSGLGDDPANTDDEVGFLEFDQRHVVKINGRVMLPYWGGIRIGGAFTFATGRPYSLVTVRTVVDSDANFAIGASGVDYTTNRDSLRFGSATTRNIFPTGRRNDQRNSPTWEFNLNLQKDFRVRSMRATAQLDIFNLLNDNTLILQRIVRQEVPLPEGGFEFREIPVGFRKQGRIFQLQMKLNF; translated from the coding sequence ATGAGATCGTTGCGGAAGATCCTGCTGGCGCTCGCCGGAGCCCTGGTGCTGAGTGTGGCGAGCCTGGGCCCTGTTCTGGCCGCTGTCGGCGCCCTGGAGGTCACGGTTTACGAGGTCAACAGCCAGGGTGAGCAGGAGAGCTTGCTTGACGGAGCCAGGGTGATCGTCAAGAGCATCGATGGGGCGGTGGAGCGCGCCGCGGTCACCATCGATGGCCAGGCGACTTTCGCAGGGCTGCCGGAAGGCGATTACAAGGTGAATGTCATGATGCCCGGCTACGGCCAGATCGGCCTGGACGTCGCCGTGCTGCCCAACCGGGTCAATCAGCTTCCCGTCGGCATGCGGCCGCAGAAGAGAGAAGAGCTGACGGTCCGCGCCGCCAAGGACGTGGTGGAACTCGAAAAGGGCGGCCAGACCGAGACCACCATCACCGAGGATTTCTTCGACAACCTCCCGGTGCTCGGTCGCGAGTACCAGTCGGTGTTGACCCTGGCCCCCGGCGTGCAGGACGACGACGGCGACGGTAATCCCAACGTCCACGGCGCCCGCGAGCGGGACTTCCGGATGACCGTCGACGGAGTGAGCAACGTGGACCCGCTGACGGGCCAGTTCCAGTCTTTCGTCAACGCCGACGCCATCGAGGAGATCCAGGTGGTGGATTCCGGCGCCGACGCCTCGTATGGCGGCGCTACGGGTGGATTCGGCAAGATCATCACCAAGAGCGGCAGCAACGAATTCGAAGGCACATTCAACCTCTTTTTGCGGGACTCGGCCTTCGATGGTGATCGTGCCGGCAACCGGGAGCCCACCGATTTCGGCCTGATCCGCCCCTCGGTCTTCTTCGCCGGACCGATTGTCAAGGATCACCTCTGGTACGTCGTCAATCACGAGTACATCGATCTCAAGGATCCCGTCGACCTGATCGGCGGCGACTCCTTCGTGCAGAAGCAGACTTCCTTCCGCAGCATGGATAAGATCACCTGGCAGGTGAACCGCCAGAACAAGCTGTCATTCCAGTATTCGGCGGATCCGTTCAAGATCGACCCCGCCGGTGTTTCCTCGGTGGCTCCCCCCGAAACCGGCGTCGTCTACGAGCAGGGCGGGCCGACGTACACCCTCAAGTGGACCGCGCCCTACTCGCCGACCTTCTTCTGGGAGGCGACGATGGCGTTTTCCGATATCGACCGGGAGTATCATCCCGTCGATCCCAACGCCCAGAACTCCTGCGTCTCCCGGACCAACCCGACGACCGAGCCCCTGCGGGGGATGATGTGTTTCGACGACAACCGGGGCGGCTTCCGCTCGGGCGCCTTCTACCAGGACTTCGAGGACCAGCGGCAGCGCTGGACCTACAGGGTCGACGCCGAGCAGTTCATCCAGGAGTGGCTGGGTGGAAGTCACCGGCTGAAGTTCGGCAGCACGATCGAAAACGTGCGCTACGATCGAATCAAGACCCAGCGGAATTTCCTGCGGATCCAGGCGCGATTCACCCCTATCGGGAGTATCGGCGGCCCGGGGGGCGGTGTCATCGGCTCGTCGGGGGGAGAGCAGGAACTCTTCACCACGCGTTTCGCCCGGACAGAGGGTGACGTCGATCTCCGGCAGAACGGCGCGCGAGGGAATTACTACCATCTCTACGTTTCCGATACCTTCGAGCCTGCCAGCAACCTGACCATCACCGCCGGCGTGCGTTTCTTCCGCGAAGAGATGTCCGCGCCGGGCTACGTGCCCTTCGACCCCCGGGACGAGCGCGAGGCATGGAGACAGTACCTCGACGATTGCGAGCAGTTTTTCATCGACTTGACCGGTAGGCCTGTCGGCCCCTCCGCCTGTCTCGCCCGCTTCCTCAAGGGCAGCGCTCTCGATCCCTCTCCCGCTCCGGGCATCGTTCTCCCCGTGGGAACGGGATTCACCTACCACCCCTTCGATCTGCCCCTGCCGGGCGAGCCCTGCACGACGTCGCGTTGCCGGCTGCTCCAGCAGGCGGCCGGTTTTCCCTTCGTCGGTGAACTGGACGTGGCCAACGCCCGCCCCTCCGAGACCTTCGACGTCGTCAACAACAATCTCGAACCGAGGCTGAGCATCGCCTGGGACCCGTTCAACGATGGCAAGACCAAAATCGCGGCGAGTTGGGGCCGCTTCCACAGCCAGACCTTCCTGCTGCCCCTGGTGGACGAGGCCGACTCGGATGCGGCGTTGACCCTGCGTACGCTCAAGAGTGACGGTTCGATCAGCACCGGGTTCCGAGATTTCGGCTGGTCGGTTCGAGCCATCGACCGCGACCTGGTTTCCCAGGGCAACGACGAGTGGGGCCTTTCCGTCGAGCGGGAGATCGCTCCGGAAACCAGCTTGCGTGTCCGCTATCTGCACAGGAAGTTCAGGGACCAGCTCCAGGATACCGACATCAATCACACCGCCGTGCTCTGGGAAGAACGGCCCAGCGACTTTCCCTCCTGTGACGACCCCGCAAGGGATCCCCTCAAGCCCTGCTGCAAGAAGATCGGCCGGTTCGCGGATTGTGCCGGGAAGATCGACACGGCGGGAAACCCTGTCTACGACGGCCTTCCCGACCTTCGCCTGGCCTCGCCCTTTTTCAACAACGTCTACCTGGTCGGCAACTTCAACGAGAGCAGCTACGAGGCCTACATTCTCGAGTTGACCCGCCGTTACTACCAGAACTGGGAGCTGCAGGCTTCCTACACCTGGTCCAAGGCCATCGGTCAGGCCGAAGACTACAACAGCGGACTGGGAGACGACCCGGCCAATACCGATGACGAGGTCGGTTTCCTCGAGTTCGACCAACGTCACGTGGTCAAGATCAACGGTCGCGTGATGCTTCCTTACTGGGGTGGCATTCGCATCGGTGGAGCGTTCACCTTCGCGACCGGTCGACCCTACTCGCTGGTGACGGTGCGTACCGTCGTCGATTCGGACGCCAACTTCGCTATCGGCGCATCGGGCGTCGACTACACCACCAACAGGGACTCCTTGCGCTTCGGTTCGGCGACGACGCGAAACATCTTCCCCACCGGCCGGCGCAACGACCAGCGCAATTCGCCGACCTGGGAGTTCAACCTGAATCTCCAGAAGGATTTCCGGGTTCGTTCGATGCGGGCCACCGCGCAACTCGACATCTTCAACCTGCTCAACGACAACACGCTGATTCTCCAGCGCATCGTCAGGCAGGAGGTTCCTCTTCCCGAGGGTGGTTTCGAGTTCAGGGAGATCCCTGTCGGGTTCCGCAAGCAAGGGCGGATCTTCCAGCTGCAGATGAAGCTCAACTTCTAG